From a region of the Pongo abelii isolate AG06213 chromosome 9, NHGRI_mPonAbe1-v2.0_pri, whole genome shotgun sequence genome:
- the TMEM134 gene encoding transmembrane protein 134 isoform X2 — MSAARPQFSIDDAFELSLEDAGPGPESSGVARFGPLHFERRARFEVADEDKQSRLRYQNLENDEDGAQASPEPDGGVSTRDSGRTSIRSSQWSFSTISSGTQRSYNTCCSWTQHPLIQKNRRVVLASFLLLLLGLGVSSAIFFVPGFLLLVPGVYHVIFIYCAVKGHRGFQFFYLPYFEK; from the exons ATGAGCGCCGCCCGGCCCCAGTTCAGCATTGATGATGCCTTCGAGCTGTCCCTGGAGGACGCGGGCCCTGGGCCCGAGTCCAGCGGGGTCGCGCGCTTTGGGCCGCTGCACTTCGAGCGTCGGGCCCGGTTCGAGGTGGCTGACGAGGACAAGCAGTCCCGGCTGCGCTACCAG AACCTGGAGAACGATGAGGATGGAGCCCAGGCCTCTCCGGAGCCGGATGGGGGAGTCAGCACCAG GGATTCCGGCCGAACTTCCATCCGCAGCTCCCAGTGGTCCTTTAGCACCATCAGCAGCGGCACCCAGCGCTCCTACAACACCTGCTGCAG CTGGACTCAACACCCTTTGATCCAGAAGAACCGCCGAGTGGTGCTGGCCTCCTTCCTGCTCCTGCTGCTGGGGCTGG GTGTCTCCAGCGCCATCTTCTTCGTGCCGGGCTTCCTGTTGTTGGTGCCTGGAG TCTATCACGTGATCTTCATCTACTGCGCGGTCAAGGGCCACCGGGGCTTCCAGTTCTTCTACCTGCCCTACTTCGAGAAGTGA
- the TMEM134 gene encoding transmembrane protein 134 isoform X1 has protein sequence MSAARPQFSIDDAFELSLEDAGPGPESSGVARFGPLHFERRARFEVADEDKQSRLRYQNLENDEDGAQASPEPDGGVSTRDSGRTSIRSSQWSFSTISSGTQRSYNTCCSWTQHPLIQKNRRVVLASFLLLLLGLVLILVGVGLEATPSPGVSSAIFFVPGFLLLVPGVYHVIFIYCAVKGHRGFQFFYLPYFEK, from the exons ATGAGCGCCGCCCGGCCCCAGTTCAGCATTGATGATGCCTTCGAGCTGTCCCTGGAGGACGCGGGCCCTGGGCCCGAGTCCAGCGGGGTCGCGCGCTTTGGGCCGCTGCACTTCGAGCGTCGGGCCCGGTTCGAGGTGGCTGACGAGGACAAGCAGTCCCGGCTGCGCTACCAG AACCTGGAGAACGATGAGGATGGAGCCCAGGCCTCTCCGGAGCCGGATGGGGGAGTCAGCACCAG GGATTCCGGCCGAACTTCCATCCGCAGCTCCCAGTGGTCCTTTAGCACCATCAGCAGCGGCACCCAGCGCTCCTACAACACCTGCTGCAG CTGGACTCAACACCCTTTGATCCAGAAGAACCGCCGAGTGGTGCTGGCCTCCTTCCTGCTCCTGCTGCTGGGGCTGG TGCTGATCCTGGTCGGCGTGGGACTGGAGGCGACCCCCTCTCCAG GTGTCTCCAGCGCCATCTTCTTCGTGCCGGGCTTCCTGTTGTTGGTGCCTGGAG TCTATCACGTGATCTTCATCTACTGCGCGGTCAAGGGCCACCGGGGCTTCCAGTTCTTCTACCTGCCCTACTTCGAGAAGTGA